The DNA region TAATCATCTAATTCCTTTGAAACGCCTTCTTTGATAACCTTACCACTGCCTACCTCCAAAGAAGGTTCATCATATATAGATTTAGAAACAATTTCTTTAACTTCTTCCAATGTGTCAATATTTTCGAATAAATCTGCAAGACCAGAATTTGATCGAATTGATTCTATTAAGTATGGAACAACTTCCAACGAATCTTTTAAAGAGATCAAATCCTTAGGGGTAGCTTTTATCAAAGAAATTCTTGACGAAATTCTTTCTAAATCTTTCATTACAGACAAATATTCTTTAAGCTCTTGTAAGAGTAAAAAATCGTCCTTTAAAGATCCCACTTTACTTAACCTATACTCTATTTTTGCTTTGTCAGTTAGAGGAGAAACAATGAATTCTCTCAACTTTCTATTTCCCATACTCGTTTTTGTAACCTTTAAAATATCGTATAAAGTCTTACCTTTGTTTGAATTTGAAGGAAGAACACTTAAGTTTTCTATTGTATTAGCATCCAGTAACATGTGATCTTTGGTTTTAAAACGTCTTGGAAATTTCATATGCTTAATCTTTGAAAATTGGGTGATTTCTAAATACTTCAAAACCGCATCTGCTACTTTTAACTCTTCATCTTCATAATCTAAAAGATCAAAACTCAAAACCTCATATGTTTCTTTAAAATGATCTATAAAATTATTAGAAAAATACCAATCATCTAGTAATTCCACATAGATATCGCTTAATATTTCCTTAATTTTCTTTACAAGATATTCAATCTCTTTAGAAACAAGAATTTGAACAGGTCCAAAGGACGATAAAAAGTCCAACAGTTCGCTTTCGTTAAAATCAAAAGTATCTAAATAAAACTCTCCTGTAGAAAAATCAAAAATAGCTATTATGTATGTATTTCTATACTTTGATATCAAAGCTGAAAATCTATTTGTTTCCTCAAGCATATTTTCTTCTACTATTGTACCTGGGGTTAAAACTCGAGTAACTTTTCTTTCCACAATACCTTTGGCAGTATGTGGATCTTCAACCTGTTCACAAATAGCAACTTTATACCCGCAATCCAACAGTTTTTTTAGATAATTATCTAAAGCGTGATAAGGTATACCAGCCATAGGATGACCGTTTCTTTTTGTCAAAACTATTTGTAAAATTTCACTAACTTTTTTAGCATCATCAAAAAAGGTTTCATAAAAATCCCCGAGCCTAAACAAAAGTATAGAATCCTTATATTCCTGTTTTATATCGAGATATTGTTTGATCATGGGGGTTATATTTTCCATTTTAATTCCTCCATAATTCATTTTTATGAAAAAGAAGGACGCATACCTTGCGTCCTCTTTTAAAAAGTTACATTCGCCAATAAAATTATATTATTTCGAATTCCCCATACTTTCACTCTTTGTAGTAATTACTTTGTCAACCAAACCATATTCTAAAGCTTCCTGAGCATTCATAAAGAAATCTCTATCCGTATCCTTTTCTATTTTTTCTAATGGCTGACCTGTATGCTTGCTCAAAATATTGTTTAGATCATTTCTAAGTCTTAATATCTCTCTCGCATGAATTTGTATATCTACTGCGGTACCTTCT from Petrotoga sp. 9PWA.NaAc.5.4 includes:
- the mutS gene encoding DNA mismatch repair protein MutS, with amino-acid sequence MENITPMIKQYLDIKQEYKDSILLFRLGDFYETFFDDAKKVSEILQIVLTKRNGHPMAGIPYHALDNYLKKLLDCGYKVAICEQVEDPHTAKGIVERKVTRVLTPGTIVEENMLEETNRFSALISKYRNTYIIAIFDFSTGEFYLDTFDFNESELLDFLSSFGPVQILVSKEIEYLVKKIKEILSDIYVELLDDWYFSNNFIDHFKETYEVLSFDLLDYEDEELKVADAVLKYLEITQFSKIKHMKFPRRFKTKDHMLLDANTIENLSVLPSNSNKGKTLYDILKVTKTSMGNRKLREFIVSPLTDKAKIEYRLSKVGSLKDDFLLLQELKEYLSVMKDLERISSRISLIKATPKDLISLKDSLEVVPYLIESIRSNSGLADLFENIDTLEEVKEIVSKSIYDEPSLEVGSGKVIKEGVSKELDDYRNILQNIDSVLEEIEKREKESSKINSLKVGRNKVYGFYIEVSKSQVSKVPEYYIRKQTLVNTERFTIKELNDIERKLVMAEEKINALEKEIYGKILNELSKYVDKIENLADKIAELDVYRAFAEVSSMYNYTRPVFIEDPKKTKIINGRHPIVERFVDDFTSNDLSLGEGRFYIILTGPNMSGKSTYIRQIGLISIMAQIGCFVPAEKAELPIYDGIYTRIGARDDIVTGKSTFLVEMLEMSTIINKATDKSLVLLDEVGRGTSTLDGISVAWAVSEFLFQVKKCNTIFATHYTELTYMSNIYEEVMAKRIKVQETMGGVVFLHKIEDGTSDNSYGIEIAKLAGFPPEIIERSKEILDQLSDRADLENRLKRIKGIGKKKYKVPENQLKMF